GACGAGGACATCGCCATTGACCTGGGTTCACAACGGCTCGGGAAGGACGTCATCGAACTAAAGGGCGCCAACCTGTCCCTTGGCGAACACCACATCTTACAGGACTTCAACCTGCTGGTTCAGGGTGGCGATCGGATTGGGATCACCGGTGAAAACGGGGCCGGGAAAACCAGCCTCCTCAATGTCATCGCGGGGCGGGTTCCGCTGGCTTCCGGGGTCTTAAAGATTGGCGAGACCGTTAACCTAGGTTATTACACCCAGCAAACCGAGGGGGTCGACGACGATAAACGGGTGATCTCTTATTTAACCGAAATTGCCGACAACGTGGTCGATAAGTACGGTCAGCGCGTTGACGTGACGAAGTTACTGGAACGCTTCTTGTTCCCCCGCTTCATGCACGGGACCCTAATTCGGAAGTTATCCGGGGGTGAAAAGCGGCGCCTCTACCTGTTAAAAATCCTGATGCAACAACCAAACGTCTTACTCTTGGACGAACCGACGAATGACCTAGACATCGGCACCCTGACCGTCTTAGAGGATTACCTAGACGATTTTAGTGGTACCGTGATCACGGTCTCGCACGACCGCTACTTCTTGGATCGGGTGGCCGACGACCTGTTGATTTTCAAGGGGCAGGGGCAAATTGAGCGCTACACCGGGCGTTTTACCGATTACCTAGCTAATCAGGTTCAAACGACGGTCCCGGCTAAAAAGGCGCCGGTAGAGAAAAAGCCGGTTGCCAAACAAGCGGAGAAAAAGGAAAAAACCAAGTTGACCTACGCCGAACAACTGGAGTGGGAAAAGATTAACGAACAAATCGACCAGTTAGCCAGTCAACAAGAAGAGATTGAAACGGCAATGGCCGCAAATGGTGATAACTACGAGAAACTGGCTAAGTTACAGGCCCAGTTAAACCAGGTTACTAAGGAGCTCGATGATAAGACGGCCCGCTGGGAATACCTAAGTGATTACGTGGATTAGAGTTGCCGGTAATCCGGTTGAGATCTGTTACAATTAGACCCAATTGAATAAAAGGAGCGATTGCAATGACGGTAAATCATAATGAAGAACAGTACCTAGACCTGGCGCGCCACGTCCTGGAATTCGGTGACCAAAAGGGGGACCGGACCGGAACCGGAACTAAGTCGGTCTTCGGCTACCAGATGCGCTTTAACCTGCAGGAAGGTTTCCCGATCCTGACGACCAAGAAGGTGGCCTTTGGGCTGGTCAAAAGCGAGCTCCTCTGGTTCTTGCGCGGCGACACCAACATCCGCTTTCTCTTGGAACACAAAAACCACATCTGGGACGAGTGGGCCTTTAAGAAGTGGGTCGAAAGCGACGAGTATACGGGCCCGGACATGACCGACTTTGGCCGCCGTTCCTTGGTGGATGCCGCATTTAACGAAGAGTACAAAAAGGAAAAGCGGGCCTTTTGCCAGCGGATCTTAGAGGATGACGACTTTGCTAAGCAGTACGGCAACCTAGGTTTGGTGTACGGCTCCCAGTGGCGGAGTTGGCAAACGCCAAACGGCCCGGTTGACCAAATCAAAAAGGTGATCGAGCAGATTAAGACCAATCCCGATTCTCGGCGGTTGATCGTAACGGCTTGGAACCCGGCCGACGTCGATAACATGGCCCTGCCACCGTGCCACACAATGTTCCAGTTTTACGTGAACAACGGCAAGCTGTCTTGCCAGCTTTACCAGCGCAGTGCCGACATCTTCTTAGGGGTACCGTTTAACATCGCCTCTTACGCCTTACTGACCCACATGATTGCGCACCAGTGCGGGCTGGAAGTTGGGGAATTTGTCCACACCTTGGGGGACGCTCACATCTACTTAAACCACCTCGATCAGATTAAAGAACAGCTCAGCCGCCCAGTTCACCAGG
The nucleotide sequence above comes from Limosilactobacillus fermentum. Encoded proteins:
- a CDS encoding ABC-F family ATP-binding cassette domain-containing protein — translated: MQTLRADNLTSRYGEKVLFEDVSFLINEGDRIGLIGTNGSGKTSLLNVIAGQTGADAGQITKPGDYTIGYLMQQPSFDPDLSITDAVFAGSQRVFQTIRSYEAALTEYTNHPEDAAAADRFAKLQASMDQEDAWDADSRIKTILTQLKITDMDQKMGELSGGQVKRVGLAQVLIQEPDLLMLDEPTNHLDLASIVWLQEYLASYKGAVLVVTHDRYFLDQVTNHIWELAYGVMHHYDGNYQAFVEKKAERLELSQASERKKQNLYRKELAWMRHGAKARSTKQKGRINRFNELKDSLGQVETDEDIAIDLGSQRLGKDVIELKGANLSLGEHHILQDFNLLVQGGDRIGITGENGAGKTSLLNVIAGRVPLASGVLKIGETVNLGYYTQQTEGVDDDKRVISYLTEIADNVVDKYGQRVDVTKLLERFLFPRFMHGTLIRKLSGGEKRRLYLLKILMQQPNVLLLDEPTNDLDIGTLTVLEDYLDDFSGTVITVSHDRYFLDRVADDLLIFKGQGQIERYTGRFTDYLANQVQTTVPAKKAPVEKKPVAKQAEKKEKTKLTYAEQLEWEKINEQIDQLASQQEEIETAMAANGDNYEKLAKLQAQLNQVTKELDDKTARWEYLSDYVD
- a CDS encoding thymidylate synthase is translated as MTVNHNEEQYLDLARHVLEFGDQKGDRTGTGTKSVFGYQMRFNLQEGFPILTTKKVAFGLVKSELLWFLRGDTNIRFLLEHKNHIWDEWAFKKWVESDEYTGPDMTDFGRRSLVDAAFNEEYKKEKRAFCQRILEDDDFAKQYGNLGLVYGSQWRSWQTPNGPVDQIKKVIEQIKTNPDSRRLIVTAWNPADVDNMALPPCHTMFQFYVNNGKLSCQLYQRSADIFLGVPFNIASYALLTHMIAHQCGLEVGEFVHTLGDAHIYLNHLDQIKEQLSRPVHQAPQLILPAEAKPIDEYQMEDIKLEGYEHEDAIKAPVAV